CGTCGGCCGCCGGGGTCGGTCCGGCAGCGGCGCGCAGCCCCGAATCGAGCTTGAGCGCGTCCGACGCCCTGGCGGCCCTCGGCGAGACGCTGCGCCTCGGCGGCCGGCCGGACGACGCCGCGGTCTGGTACCGCGTGGCGCTGAGGCTGAATCCGCGGATGGCGAACGCGTACACTGCGCTCGGCGCGATTCACGCGGACGCAGGACGCTTCGACGAGGCGATCGACGATCTGCGTCGAGCGCTCGAGATCGACCGGAGCTTCCATGTCGCTCGGGAGTACCTCGCCACCGCGCTCGGCGAGTCGGGGCTCCTCGACGAGTCCCAGGCGATGTACCGCGAAGCCGTCGCCCTGTGTCCCGACGATCCCGCTGCTCACAGCGCTCTTCTCTTCAACATGCCGTTCTGGCCGAACGTCACCGAGAGCGACATCCTCGCCGAGGCGCGCGCGTGGAATGCGCGGCATGCCCGCCCCCTCGCCGCGCAGGCTCCCCCACACACAACCGATCGCTCCCCCGACCGGCGGCTCCGCATCGGTTACGTGTCACCCGACTTCCGAACCCACGTCCAGTCTCTCTTCACGATCCCCCTGTTCCAGAACCACGACCACCGGCAGTTCGAGATCTTTTGCTACTCGAGCGCGGACAGGCCGGATAACCTGACCGAGCGCATCCGCGGATACGCGGATGTTTTTCGCGAGGTCGCCGCCCTGGACGACGCTGCCCTGTCCGAGGTCATCCGACGGGATCGGATCGATATCCTTGTCGACCTCACCATGCACATGACCGACCGCCGCGTTCTGGTCTTCGCCCGCCGGCCCGCGCCCGTTCAGGTGTGCTGGCTGGCGTACCCCGGGACGACGGGCCTCGAGTCGATGGACTATCGCCTGTCCGATCCCTTCCTCGATCCCCTCGACGCAAAAACGGACGTCTACTCGGAGGAGACCCTCCGGCTCCCCGACTCCTTCTGGTGCTACGACCCGCTCACCGACGTACCCGACGTGAGCTTTCTCCCCGCTCTCGCGGAGGGGAGAGTCACCTTCGGCTGTCTGAACCACTTCAGGAAGGTGAATGAAGGGGTGCTTCGCGTCTGGGCGAGGGTTCTGGCCGCGGTGCCCAGGTCGCGGCTCACGCTCATGGCGCCTCAGGGAAGGGCGCGGGACCGGGTGCGCTCGATCCTCGCGGAAGGGGACGTCCAGCTCGATCGGATCGAGTTCGTCGATCGGTGCGGGCGGCTCGACTACCTGCGAAGGTACCGCGAGATCGACGTCTGTCTCGATACGTTCCCTTCCAACGGCCACACCACGAGCCTGGACGCGCTGTGGATGGGCGTACCGATGGTGACCCTCGCAGGTGAGACCGTGGTCGGCCGCGCCGGCGTCTGCCAGGCGATGAACCTGGGCCTGCCGGAGCTCATCGCGACGACTCAGGAACACTACGTTCGGGTCGCCAGCGCGCTCGCCGGGGACCTCGAGCACCTGGGCGAGCTTCGCCGCACGCTGCGCGATCGCATGAAGCGATCGCCGCTCATGGACGGCCCGCGCTTCGCCCGCAACCTCGAGTCGATCTACCGCGACATCTGGCGCCGGTTCTGCGCTCGAACCTGAGGCGAAGGCCGCTCGACGAACGCGCCCGGCCGGACGAATTACAAATACGTTCGCGGGCCCGCGGGGATTGCAGGGGTGATGGAGAGGTGGCACGCGCGGGCATCCGGAGGGCGTTCCGGGTGGCAGCCGGGCGGCTACTTCCATTGAAGCGAGAAAAGTACGACCATGGCAAAGCGTGTGAACCGAAGAATTTTCCTCCGGGGGCTGGGCGGAGCTTGCGTCGCGGCGCCGTTCCTCGGCTCGCTCACCGACCGCACCGTGATGGCGCAGCCGGTCACGCCACCGAAGCGGCTGATCGTGATGTACACGCACTATGGCTGCATCACGACGCGGTGGTTCCCGAGGAAGTCGCACGGCCCGCTCACCGCCGCGGACCTCCAGTCGACGACGCTCAAGCACCTGGCGCCGTACGTGGACAAGCTCCTCATGCCCCGAGGCATCCGCGCGATGAACGAGTGGACGGTGGGGCTGGAGCGGGGGCAGGGGAACGATCGCCACTTGCAGGTGAACGGGTCGTACTTCACTTGCCACCCGGTCACTCCCAACAGCGACGACCCGTTCAGCTTC
The nucleotide sequence above comes from Sorangium aterium. Encoded proteins:
- a CDS encoding O-linked N-acetylglucosamine transferase, SPINDLY family protein, coding for MTAASLFELAVQFHRAGQVDRAELLYRGVLEQAPGHGDALFLLSVLAAQAGRLAEAGGLLERAVRVAPNNALYLSHLGDVYRCLGRRPQAVAVLLMAVARKPDFAEAVFNLALTFEEQGDLDAAAVCYERARDLEPGLLQAGERLASLKGKRDASAAGVGPAAARSPESSLSASDALAALGETLRLGGRPDDAAVWYRVALRLNPRMANAYTALGAIHADAGRFDEAIDDLRRALEIDRSFHVAREYLATALGESGLLDESQAMYREAVALCPDDPAAHSALLFNMPFWPNVTESDILAEARAWNARHARPLAAQAPPHTTDRSPDRRLRIGYVSPDFRTHVQSLFTIPLFQNHDHRQFEIFCYSSADRPDNLTERIRGYADVFREVAALDDAALSEVIRRDRIDILVDLTMHMTDRRVLVFARRPAPVQVCWLAYPGTTGLESMDYRLSDPFLDPLDAKTDVYSEETLRLPDSFWCYDPLTDVPDVSFLPALAEGRVTFGCLNHFRKVNEGVLRVWARVLAAVPRSRLTLMAPQGRARDRVRSILAEGDVQLDRIEFVDRCGRLDYLRRYREIDVCLDTFPSNGHTTSLDALWMGVPMVTLAGETVVGRAGVCQAMNLGLPELIATTQEHYVRVASALAGDLEHLGELRRTLRDRMKRSPLMDGPRFARNLESIYRDIWRRFCART